A genomic region of Gemmata massiliana contains the following coding sequences:
- a CDS encoding CHASE3 domain-containing protein yields the protein MTGQWTFGTRLGVGFGFAGLVLLIIGTAGYYSTHRLIENDKRVNHSHQVRRELADLQSELKDAETGQRGFVITGKESYLAPYQSALEQIKITFDRVRSLTTDNVDQQRRLDKLLPLMESKLAELKRTIDQRRKDGFEPTAKVIAEDQGKELMDSIRRVVAEMDRQEQDLLDARSAEAEATASATKAVILWGSLVGVALVALFGWYMVASLRRQIGSAVQHIQSSSNELQAAATQQTTVSREQAASMSEIATTIKELVATARQIAESAQRVAGIAEDTARGARTGDQTLKGAQDAVANIRGQVDLIVSHMLDLGRKSQQIGGILEVINELAEQTNILAINASIEAAGAGDAGRRFGVVADEIRKLADRVGGSTKDIKSLIEEIRGAVHTTVMATETGSKAVDVGTRQIRDVSAGFQQIVRLVETTTEAAREIELSTKQQTTAVEQVNEAIANIAQASRESEVSSTQTLQTVTELTGLSRNLARLVQPQARA from the coding sequence ATGACGGGTCAGTGGACCTTCGGAACGAGACTCGGTGTGGGATTCGGGTTCGCCGGGCTGGTGCTGCTGATCATCGGAACCGCGGGCTATTACAGCACGCACCGGTTGATCGAAAACGACAAACGGGTGAACCACTCCCACCAGGTGCGCCGGGAGCTGGCCGATCTGCAGTCCGAACTCAAGGACGCCGAGACCGGTCAGCGCGGCTTCGTTATTACCGGCAAAGAGAGCTATTTGGCGCCCTACCAGTCCGCGCTCGAGCAGATCAAGATCACCTTCGATCGCGTTCGGTCCCTCACAACCGATAACGTCGATCAACAGAGGCGCCTGGATAAATTGCTCCCACTGATGGAGTCGAAACTGGCCGAACTCAAGCGGACCATCGACCAGCGCCGAAAGGACGGGTTCGAGCCCACGGCCAAAGTCATTGCCGAGGACCAGGGCAAGGAGCTCATGGACTCGATCCGCAGGGTCGTGGCCGAAATGGACCGGCAGGAGCAGGACCTGCTGGACGCGCGGAGCGCGGAGGCCGAAGCCACGGCGTCCGCGACGAAAGCCGTGATCCTCTGGGGCAGCCTCGTCGGGGTGGCCCTAGTCGCGCTGTTCGGCTGGTACATGGTCGCTTCGCTCCGGCGCCAGATCGGGTCGGCGGTCCAGCACATCCAAAGTTCATCGAACGAACTTCAAGCGGCGGCCACTCAACAGACGACCGTTTCACGAGAGCAGGCCGCGTCCATGAGCGAGATCGCCACCACCATTAAAGAACTGGTCGCCACCGCGCGGCAAATTGCCGAGAGTGCGCAGCGCGTCGCGGGGATCGCCGAGGACACGGCTCGAGGCGCCCGCACGGGCGACCAGACGCTGAAGGGCGCTCAGGACGCTGTCGCGAACATCCGGGGCCAAGTCGATCTCATTGTTTCGCACATGCTGGATTTGGGGCGCAAATCGCAGCAAATCGGCGGCATTTTGGAAGTGATTAACGAACTGGCCGAGCAGACCAACATCCTGGCCATCAACGCCTCGATCGAGGCCGCTGGTGCCGGCGACGCGGGCCGGCGCTTCGGGGTCGTGGCGGACGAGATCCGCAAACTGGCGGACCGCGTGGGCGGTTCGACCAAGGACATCAAGTCCCTGATCGAGGAGATCCGCGGGGCCGTCCACACCACGGTCATGGCCACGGAGACCGGCTCCAAGGCGGTCGACGTCGGCACGCGCCAAATTCGCGACGTGTCGGCCGGGTTCCAGCAGATCGTTCGGCTGGTCGAAACGACCACCGAGGCGGCGCGCGAAATCGAACTGAGCACGAAGCAGCAAACGACCGCCGTGGAGCAAGTAAACGAGGCGATTGCCAACATCGCACAGGCCTCCCGGGAGTCGGAGGTCAGTTCGACGCAGACCCTCCAGACCGTGACCGAACTGACCGGCCTGTCCCGAAATCTGGCGCGCCTGGTTCAACCGCAGGCGCGGGCGTGA
- the cheB gene encoding chemotaxis-specific protein-glutamate methyltransferase CheB codes for MKKLRVLVVEDSLTVRKYLVERLQADPELEVVAEAGDGKLAIELCERLRPDVVTLDMMLPVMSGLSATEYIMAYCPTPIVIVSASTNRGELFRTYEALAAGALDVIEKPLADTSTPEWERNLVSTIKVAARVKVITHPRGRLKGAQYPSRVEPILVAPALPDSPETATRPYRCAAVGVSTGGPQALAALLGALPVNFPLPLLIVMHIGHTFGGAFAEWLADQSAVPVSVAVHGQPLPGYGEPGAVLAPPDRHLVVRGGHFRLTNEPEVHSCRPAVDVLFQSVAQEIGPRAIGVLMTGMGRDGARGLLAMRSAGAMTLAQDEESSVVFGMPREAILLGAAQRVLPLDELAPTLIALGAAGGPGARKS; via the coding sequence GTGAAAAAGCTCCGCGTGCTGGTCGTCGAGGATTCCCTCACGGTGCGCAAGTACCTCGTGGAGCGCCTCCAGGCCGACCCCGAGTTGGAGGTTGTTGCCGAAGCGGGGGACGGCAAACTGGCCATCGAACTGTGCGAGCGCCTGCGGCCCGACGTCGTCACGCTCGACATGATGCTCCCGGTCATGAGCGGGCTGTCCGCCACGGAGTACATCATGGCGTACTGCCCCACTCCCATCGTGATCGTCTCCGCGTCGACGAACCGCGGGGAGCTGTTCCGGACCTACGAGGCGCTCGCCGCCGGGGCGCTCGACGTGATCGAGAAGCCCCTCGCCGACACCAGCACCCCGGAGTGGGAGCGGAACCTCGTCTCCACCATCAAAGTCGCGGCGCGCGTCAAGGTCATTACTCACCCGCGGGGCCGATTGAAGGGGGCACAATACCCCTCCCGTGTCGAGCCCATTCTGGTCGCGCCAGCACTTCCCGATTCGCCCGAAACCGCAACCCGACCGTACCGCTGCGCTGCGGTCGGCGTTTCCACCGGCGGCCCCCAGGCCCTGGCCGCCCTTCTCGGCGCGCTCCCGGTGAACTTCCCGCTCCCGCTCCTCATCGTGATGCACATCGGCCACACGTTCGGGGGCGCGTTCGCCGAGTGGTTGGCCGACCAGTCCGCAGTTCCCGTGTCCGTAGCGGTCCACGGTCAGCCGCTGCCCGGGTACGGCGAGCCGGGCGCGGTGCTGGCGCCCCCGGACCGGCACCTCGTCGTTCGGGGGGGCCACTTCCGTCTCACCAACGAGCCCGAGGTCCACTCGTGTCGGCCGGCGGTGGACGTGTTGTTCCAATCCGTTGCCCAGGAAATCGGCCCCCGAGCGATCGGCGTGCTCATGACGGGGATGGGCCGCGACGGCGCCCGGGGACTGCTGGCCATGCGCAGCGCAGGTGCGATGACACTGGCGCAGGACGAGGAGTCGTCCGTCGTGTTCGGCATGCCGCGCGAAGCAATCCTGCTGGGCGCGGCCCAGCGCGTGCTCCCGTTGGACGAGCTGGCGCCGACTCTAATCGCACTCGGAGCGGCGGGGGGGCCGGGGGCGCGGAAATCATGA
- a CDS encoding PAS domain S-box protein, which yields MPDSSLGRLLIVDDEIELLNSLADKLAKQGYETVRFSAPRDALLALESETFDLLLTDLMMPGMDGIALLQAARRIDPELAGIVMTGQATVQTAVDAMKTGALDYVLKPFKINTILPALARALEVRRLRRENIQLRETVGIYELCNAISFTLDHPTLLNKVVDAALQQCEAEEASVMLPTETGDELRVAAIRGEGRGYLIGERVFLSQGIAGWVARHGESVAISGTAYDPRFAPVQPRTDIRFAISMPMLVGGKLIGVLNVNSTSRRRAFTPGQVKALSILANTGAAALESARLHTALRRAEEQYRSIFENASEGILQSTPDGQVQIANPEAARMLGYDSTDDLVTNVRDLGAQVYEISEDRTEVVRLLEERGRVRDLELPMVRKDGTRIWVSLSGRAVRDQHGKTLRYESTLGDITRRKQAEWRSAAEHHVARILAEAPSLTEALSRTLRALGEDLGWEQCAMWRVDPQDRVLRCAEIWRPQPGARGEPEPFSRSATLSRGNGRPGRVWALGQTVWVPDITVDADVLRRNPAEQTEYRGAVAFPILVGADVLGVIELFSREVRPPDPALLGTLDTVGNQLGVFIERRRAEEERDRFFELSVDMLCVIGFDGRFQIVNPAWATTLGWPPEEFSGRPYTDLMHPDDRGGAGPDALAAGSAAPLSFENRYRCADGSYKWLSWRAVTDPARRVVYASARDTTAKRQVEAELQLRDRAVRAVTQGILIADAAQPDNPIIYATPGFERMTGYGVEEVLGRNCRFLQGPDTDRATVSRLREAIRVGESCSAELLNYRKDRTPFWNDLSVAPVRDETGRLTHFVGVLTDVTSRRHLETQLHQSQKMDAIGRLAGGVAHDFNNLLTVINGYSDLLLERLPAADPNRELVAEIYHAGECSAGLTRQLLAFSRQQILAPRVLDLSAVVADTERMLRRLIGEDIRLSTASDPGLWAVRADPGQIEQVLLNLAVNARDAMPRGGQLTIEIRNIELDAAYTRTHPDARSGPHVQIAVSDTGCGMSPEVMGRIFEPFYTTKDLGKGTGLGLSTVHGIVKQSGGHLGVYSEVGVGTTFKVYLPRVNETGTGPQLQSGPLQTSTGTETILLVEDEDRIRSLSQHILVGCGYAVLAAANGDEAAEVAAGHEAPIHLLVTDVVMPGAGGRTVAASVAKHHPGVRVLFVSGYTDDAVVRHGVLEAGVNFLQKPFSPAALAQKVRAILDGGEGT from the coding sequence TTGCCCGATTCCAGCCTGGGGCGGTTACTCATTGTCGACGACGAGATCGAGTTGCTCAACTCGCTCGCGGACAAGCTCGCGAAGCAGGGCTACGAGACGGTGCGGTTCTCCGCGCCCCGGGACGCGCTGCTCGCGCTGGAGAGCGAGACCTTCGACCTGCTGTTGACGGACCTGATGATGCCGGGGATGGACGGCATCGCGCTGCTCCAGGCGGCCCGCCGGATCGACCCGGAACTGGCCGGGATCGTGATGACGGGTCAGGCGACCGTGCAAACGGCGGTCGACGCCATGAAGACCGGGGCCCTCGATTACGTCCTGAAGCCGTTCAAGATCAATACGATTCTGCCCGCCCTGGCCCGGGCCCTGGAGGTGCGCCGGCTCCGCCGGGAGAACATCCAACTGCGCGAGACGGTGGGGATCTACGAGCTGTGCAACGCGATCTCGTTCACCCTCGACCACCCGACCCTCCTGAACAAGGTCGTCGACGCGGCGCTGCAGCAGTGCGAGGCCGAGGAAGCTTCGGTCATGTTGCCCACCGAGACCGGGGACGAGCTCCGGGTCGCCGCCATCCGGGGCGAGGGGCGCGGGTACCTGATCGGTGAGCGCGTGTTCCTGAGCCAGGGGATCGCGGGGTGGGTGGCCCGGCACGGCGAATCGGTGGCGATCTCCGGGACGGCGTACGATCCCCGTTTCGCACCCGTCCAGCCCCGCACCGATATCCGCTTCGCGATTTCCATGCCCATGCTGGTAGGCGGGAAGTTGATCGGGGTTCTAAACGTCAACTCGACGAGCCGGCGCCGCGCGTTCACCCCGGGGCAGGTCAAGGCGCTCAGCATTCTCGCCAACACGGGCGCGGCGGCCCTGGAGAGCGCGCGGCTCCACACGGCGCTGCGGCGCGCCGAGGAGCAGTACCGGTCCATCTTCGAGAACGCCTCAGAGGGCATCCTCCAGTCCACACCGGACGGGCAGGTGCAGATCGCGAACCCCGAGGCGGCCCGGATGCTGGGGTACGACTCGACCGACGACCTCGTCACCAACGTGCGCGATTTGGGGGCACAGGTCTACGAGATCAGCGAGGACCGGACCGAGGTGGTTCGGTTGCTGGAGGAACGGGGCCGGGTGCGCGATCTCGAGTTACCAATGGTCCGGAAGGACGGAACCCGGATTTGGGTGTCGCTGAGCGGTCGGGCGGTCCGGGATCAGCACGGGAAGACACTGAGGTACGAGAGTACGCTCGGGGACATCACCCGGCGCAAGCAGGCCGAATGGCGGTCCGCTGCCGAGCACCACGTGGCCCGGATCTTGGCCGAGGCCCCGTCGCTGACCGAGGCCCTCTCCCGCACCCTCCGGGCACTCGGCGAGGATTTGGGCTGGGAGCAGTGCGCGATGTGGCGTGTGGACCCCCAAGACCGGGTGCTGCGGTGCGCGGAGATCTGGCGCCCCCAGCCCGGCGCGCGGGGCGAACCCGAACCGTTCAGCCGCTCCGCCACGCTCTCGCGCGGGAACGGGCGGCCCGGGCGCGTTTGGGCGCTCGGACAAACCGTCTGGGTTCCGGACATCACCGTGGACGCCGATGTCTTGCGGCGGAATCCGGCGGAGCAGACCGAGTACCGGGGCGCGGTCGCGTTCCCGATTCTGGTCGGGGCGGACGTTCTGGGGGTCATCGAGCTCTTCAGCCGGGAGGTGCGCCCGCCGGACCCGGCGCTCTTGGGGACACTTGACACGGTCGGTAACCAGCTCGGCGTGTTCATCGAGCGCAGACGCGCCGAGGAGGAACGCGACCGGTTCTTCGAGCTGTCGGTAGACATGCTCTGCGTGATCGGGTTCGACGGCCGATTCCAGATCGTCAACCCCGCTTGGGCGACAACTCTTGGCTGGCCCCCGGAAGAGTTTTCGGGCCGTCCGTACACCGATCTCATGCACCCGGACGACCGCGGGGGGGCCGGCCCCGACGCACTCGCGGCCGGTTCCGCGGCCCCGCTCTCGTTCGAGAACCGGTACCGCTGCGCGGACGGGTCGTACAAGTGGTTGTCTTGGCGTGCGGTGACCGATCCGGCCCGGCGGGTCGTGTACGCCTCGGCTCGCGACACAACGGCGAAGCGGCAGGTCGAAGCCGAGCTGCAACTACGGGACCGGGCCGTTCGGGCGGTCACGCAGGGGATCCTGATCGCGGACGCGGCGCAACCGGATAACCCAATTATCTACGCTACGCCCGGGTTCGAAAGAATGACCGGGTACGGGGTGGAAGAAGTGCTCGGCCGCAACTGCCGGTTCCTCCAGGGGCCGGACACCGATCGGGCAACGGTGTCCCGGTTGCGCGAGGCGATCCGCGTGGGCGAATCGTGCAGCGCGGAGCTCCTGAATTACCGGAAGGACCGAACGCCGTTTTGGAACGATTTGTCCGTCGCCCCGGTCCGGGACGAGACCGGGCGGCTGACGCACTTCGTGGGGGTTCTGACCGACGTTACGTCCCGGCGGCATTTGGAGACGCAACTGCACCAGTCTCAGAAAATGGACGCCATCGGTCGGTTGGCGGGCGGAGTGGCGCACGATTTCAACAACCTGCTGACCGTCATCAACGGGTACAGTGACTTGCTCCTGGAGCGGCTCCCGGCGGCCGATCCTAACCGCGAGCTGGTCGCCGAAATCTATCACGCGGGGGAGTGCTCGGCCGGCCTGACCCGTCAGCTCTTGGCGTTCAGCCGCCAACAGATCCTGGCCCCGCGGGTACTCGATCTGAGCGCGGTGGTGGCCGATACCGAGAGGATGCTCCGGCGGCTGATCGGAGAGGACATCCGGCTGTCCACCGCTTCGGACCCGGGGCTGTGGGCCGTCCGGGCCGACCCGGGGCAAATCGAACAAGTGCTCCTGAATCTGGCGGTAAACGCCCGAGACGCGATGCCCCGCGGCGGCCAACTGACGATCGAAATCCGGAACATTGAACTCGACGCCGCGTACACTCGAACACACCCGGACGCCCGTTCCGGTCCGCACGTTCAGATAGCCGTGTCGGACACCGGGTGTGGGATGAGCCCGGAAGTAATGGGCCGAATCTTCGAGCCGTTTTACACCACCAAGGACCTCGGCAAGGGGACCGGCCTCGGCCTCTCTACCGTTCACGGGATCGTGAAACAATCTGGTGGGCACCTCGGGGTGTACTCTGAAGTCGGTGTCGGGACGACGTTCAAGGTGTACCTTCCGCGCGTGAATGAAACCGGCACCGGTCCCCAACTACAGTCCGGCCCCCTCCAGACGAGCACGGGAACGGAGACGATCCTCCTCGTGGAGGACGAGGACCGGATCCGCTCACTTAGTCAGCACATTCTGGTCGGGTGCGGGTACGCGGTCCTCGCGGCGGCCAACGGGGACGAGGCGGCGGAAGTTGCCGCGGGTCACGAGGCCCCGATCCATCTCTTGGTGACGGATGTGGTGATGCCGGGGGCCGGGGGGCGGACCGTTGCGGCGAGTGTGGCGAAGCACCATCCCGGGGTTCGGGTGCTGTTCGTCAGCGGGTACACGGACGACGCGGTGGTCCGGCACGGGGTACTGGAAGCGGGCGTGAACTTCCTTCAGAAGCCATTTTCGCCCGCGGCTCTGGCCCAAAAGGTTCGGGCGATTCTCGATGGAGGTGAAGGAACGTAA
- a CDS encoding response regulator, protein MNPQILVVDDSLTVRMDLEEAFSEAGFAPVLCADLASARTVLARGAIALAVLDVLLPDGDGMDLLAEIRANPALASTPVLVLSAEADVRDRVRGLVVGANGYLGKPYDRRDVVDRARELIRQRSALPGGPAPLVLIIEDSPTFREELRAVLESGGYTVRAAGTGEEGVRLAAQLRPAGVVVDGQLPGIDGATVVRRIRSNPALRHIPCLLLTGSVGTDYELQALDAGADSYVRKEEGTEVVLSRLATLLRSAVAPTALERQLSPTGPKRVLAVDDSPTFLDAVTQELRQDEYEVFRASSGDGAMEFLAHQPVDCVLLDLVMPGMTGEETCRRIKALPGFRDVPVMILTANKDQEALLSCLKAGADDYIPKGVEFDVLRGRVRAQLRRKQYEGENRLIQEVVSTLRKSEALLGGLFESAPDAIVVTDRDGRIVRINAQAEAIFGYGRGEVLNQPVEVLMPDRFRDQHGPLRRSFVADPRRRAIAPERELWGRRKDGREFPADIVLGPVVTEEGVLVLATVRDVTARREMELALQARNEEVREISQQLWQTAKLATMGELAASIAHELNNPLGTVSLGIEELLAQAPAGSPAHRELKIMEQETERMARLVADLLQFSRPGQQQVSTFEVSEEIEKTLELSLFFLRKRGVEVVRQFAPDPPLIQGDRQQLRQVFLNLIVNASDAMPHGGALTIRVGAGALADAAPAVALEFADSGTGIPPENLSKIMEPFFTTKEPGKGTGLGLAICRRIVHEHRGTIGLSSAVGAGTTVRIALPVHNGENGHHLDSG, encoded by the coding sequence ATGAACCCTCAAATTCTCGTAGTCGATGACAGCCTGACGGTCCGGATGGATCTGGAGGAGGCGTTCTCCGAAGCCGGGTTCGCGCCGGTACTCTGTGCCGATCTCGCGTCCGCCCGCACGGTTCTCGCTCGGGGGGCGATCGCTCTGGCGGTTCTGGACGTATTACTACCCGACGGCGACGGAATGGACCTCCTCGCCGAGATCCGAGCGAACCCCGCGCTTGCGAGCACCCCCGTGCTCGTCTTGTCCGCGGAGGCCGACGTCCGCGACCGGGTGCGGGGACTGGTGGTTGGGGCGAACGGCTACCTCGGCAAGCCCTACGACCGGCGCGACGTCGTCGACCGCGCCCGGGAACTCATCCGCCAGCGGTCCGCTCTCCCGGGAGGCCCCGCGCCGCTCGTTCTGATTATTGAAGACAGTCCGACGTTTCGGGAAGAACTGCGCGCGGTTCTGGAGTCCGGTGGGTACACGGTCCGCGCCGCCGGGACCGGTGAAGAGGGGGTGCGCCTCGCCGCCCAACTCCGGCCCGCCGGCGTCGTGGTCGATGGCCAGCTCCCCGGCATCGACGGCGCCACGGTGGTCCGCCGAATCCGCTCGAACCCGGCGCTCCGCCACATCCCGTGCCTCCTCCTCACCGGCTCGGTGGGAACGGACTACGAGCTCCAGGCACTGGACGCCGGCGCGGACAGTTACGTCCGCAAGGAGGAGGGCACGGAAGTCGTTCTCAGTCGGCTCGCCACGCTCCTGCGCTCGGCGGTCGCGCCGACGGCACTGGAGCGGCAACTCTCCCCCACGGGGCCGAAGCGCGTTCTGGCCGTGGACGACAGCCCGACGTTCCTGGACGCGGTGACGCAGGAACTCCGGCAGGACGAGTACGAGGTGTTCCGGGCCTCGTCCGGGGACGGCGCGATGGAGTTCCTCGCGCACCAGCCGGTCGATTGCGTCCTGCTCGACCTGGTGATGCCCGGAATGACGGGCGAGGAGACGTGCCGGCGCATCAAGGCGCTCCCGGGGTTCCGGGACGTTCCCGTGATGATTCTGACCGCGAACAAGGACCAGGAGGCCCTCCTCAGTTGCCTCAAAGCAGGCGCGGACGACTACATTCCGAAGGGGGTCGAGTTCGACGTGCTCCGGGGCCGGGTGCGGGCGCAACTGCGGCGCAAGCAGTACGAGGGAGAGAACCGCCTCATCCAAGAGGTCGTATCGACCCTCCGCAAGAGCGAGGCGCTGTTGGGGGGGCTGTTCGAGTCCGCGCCGGACGCGATCGTCGTCACCGACCGCGACGGGCGGATCGTCCGGATCAACGCCCAGGCCGAGGCGATCTTCGGGTACGGCCGGGGAGAAGTGCTCAACCAACCGGTCGAGGTGCTAATGCCCGACCGGTTCCGGGACCAACACGGCCCCCTGCGCCGGTCCTTCGTGGCCGACCCGCGGCGCCGGGCCATCGCCCCCGAGCGCGAGCTGTGGGGGCGCCGGAAGGACGGGCGCGAGTTCCCGGCCGACATCGTGCTCGGCCCGGTGGTGACGGAGGAAGGGGTGCTCGTGCTGGCGACCGTGCGGGACGTGACCGCGCGCCGGGAGATGGAACTCGCGCTCCAGGCCCGGAACGAAGAGGTGCGCGAGATCTCCCAGCAGCTCTGGCAGACGGCGAAGCTGGCCACGATGGGCGAACTGGCGGCCAGCATCGCCCACGAGCTGAACAACCCGCTGGGCACGGTCAGCCTCGGGATCGAGGAGCTGCTCGCGCAGGCGCCGGCGGGCTCGCCCGCGCACCGGGAACTGAAGATCATGGAGCAGGAGACCGAGCGGATGGCCCGCCTGGTGGCCGACCTGCTCCAGTTCAGCCGGCCCGGGCAGCAGCAGGTGTCCACGTTCGAGGTGAGCGAGGAGATCGAAAAGACCCTCGAGCTGAGCCTCTTCTTCCTCCGCAAGCGCGGCGTCGAAGTGGTCCGGCAGTTCGCCCCCGACCCGCCCCTCATTCAGGGGGACCGGCAGCAGCTCCGCCAGGTGTTCCTCAACCTGATCGTCAACGCCAGCGACGCGATGCCCCACGGAGGGGCGCTGACCATTCGGGTCGGCGCGGGCGCCCTGGCGGACGCGGCGCCCGCGGTCGCGCTCGAGTTCGCCGACTCCGGCACCGGTATCCCGCCCGAGAACCTCTCGAAGATCATGGAGCCCTTCTTCACGACCAAGGAGCCGGGCAAGGGAACCGGCCTGGGGCTGGCGATCTGCCGCCGGATCGTACACGAGCACCGCGGAACGATCGGGCTGAGTAGCGCGGTGGGGGCGGGCACCACGGTCCGGATCGCGCTGCCCGTTCACAACGGGGAGAACGGCCACCACCTGGACTCGGGGTGA
- a CDS encoding hybrid sensor histidine kinase/response regulator, whose translation MAKDPYKYFRVEARELLEGLSQGIIDLEKRGVSKELVNRLLRLAHTLKGAARVVRQGEVSELAHGIEELLEPFRDATGLVPRDRISRLLELVDTCGERLKPVFSPPEQERAAVPAPPQEPEGAITNVRVEIAEMDTLLYDLADATAHIGAVYQETAALDAVVETANALVTELASVPGPSDSGARARAEELRTALKRSSRSLRAGLDRAQRDLGAIRDRASDLRLLPARAIFAPMERAARDAADALKKRVVFEAAGGEHRLDAHVLLALRDALAHVVRNAVAHGIEPEPARAAAGKAPEGRVRLRVQKRGNRVHFVVDDDGAGVNLTAIQDSLIAKRLIPTSEARALQLPEATRLLLQGGVSTAPEVSEVMGRGIGLDVVRATVGRLKGEVELRSEPGRGTALELMVPVSLESMDVLSVSAGESSVLIPFDAIRQTMRLANKDLARSASGAALVLDGHTIPFVPLAEVLSKKRLPGSWPQTWTVVVLRARGAQGAIGVNRLNGVRNVVLRPLPALSGSSPLVAGATLDGEGNPELVLDPPALITAVRSVTGPATEPVVAPPASVLVVDDSLTSRMLEQSILETAGYRVDLAVSGEDALEKAKQKPYALFVVDVEMPGMNGFELLERFRADPVLQKTPAVLVTSRASGDDRRRGEQVGARAHIAKGDFEEAHLLRTIRRLIEGEST comes from the coding sequence ATGGCGAAAGACCCTTACAAGTACTTCCGCGTCGAGGCCCGGGAACTCCTGGAGGGGCTCTCCCAGGGGATCATCGACCTCGAAAAACGGGGCGTCAGCAAGGAGCTGGTGAACCGGCTGCTGCGCCTCGCGCACACGCTCAAGGGGGCGGCCCGTGTTGTCAGACAGGGGGAAGTTTCCGAACTGGCGCACGGCATCGAGGAACTGCTGGAGCCCTTCCGGGACGCCACTGGGTTGGTCCCGCGGGACCGGATTTCGCGGCTCCTGGAACTGGTCGATACGTGCGGCGAGCGGCTCAAACCCGTCTTTTCGCCCCCCGAACAGGAACGCGCCGCGGTCCCGGCCCCGCCCCAAGAGCCGGAAGGAGCGATCACCAACGTCCGGGTCGAGATCGCCGAGATGGACACGCTCCTTTACGACCTAGCCGACGCGACCGCGCACATCGGGGCCGTGTACCAAGAAACCGCGGCGCTCGACGCCGTGGTCGAGACCGCGAACGCGCTCGTGACCGAGTTGGCCTCGGTGCCCGGGCCGAGCGACAGCGGCGCGCGCGCCCGGGCCGAAGAATTGCGCACCGCACTGAAGCGGAGCAGTCGGTCCTTGCGTGCCGGCCTCGATCGCGCCCAGCGCGACCTCGGTGCCATCCGCGACCGGGCCAGCGACCTCCGGTTGCTGCCGGCGCGGGCGATTTTTGCGCCGATGGAACGCGCCGCGCGCGACGCCGCGGACGCTCTGAAGAAGCGCGTAGTGTTTGAAGCGGCGGGCGGCGAGCACCGACTGGACGCGCACGTTTTGTTGGCGCTGCGAGACGCCCTCGCGCACGTCGTTCGGAACGCCGTGGCCCACGGCATCGAACCCGAACCCGCGCGCGCCGCGGCCGGTAAAGCCCCGGAGGGCCGGGTCCGGCTCCGCGTGCAGAAGCGGGGCAACCGCGTTCATTTCGTCGTTGACGACGACGGGGCGGGCGTCAACCTCACCGCCATTCAGGATTCTTTGATCGCAAAAAGGCTGATTCCGACCAGCGAGGCCCGGGCTTTGCAGCTCCCCGAAGCCACGCGGCTCTTGCTCCAGGGGGGGGTGAGTACCGCGCCCGAGGTCTCCGAAGTTATGGGCCGGGGCATCGGGCTCGATGTCGTGCGCGCGACGGTCGGGCGGCTAAAGGGCGAGGTCGAGTTGCGCAGCGAACCGGGCCGCGGAACGGCGCTCGAGCTCATGGTCCCGGTGTCCCTCGAGTCGATGGACGTTCTGTCCGTGAGCGCGGGCGAGTCCAGCGTGCTGATCCCGTTCGACGCGATCCGCCAAACGATGCGGCTGGCGAACAAGGATCTGGCGCGATCGGCGAGCGGGGCGGCGCTGGTTCTCGACGGGCACACGATCCCGTTCGTCCCGCTCGCCGAGGTCTTGAGCAAGAAGCGGCTCCCGGGATCTTGGCCACAAACGTGGACGGTGGTCGTCCTCCGGGCGCGGGGGGCGCAGGGCGCCATCGGCGTGAACCGGCTGAACGGGGTCCGGAACGTGGTTCTGCGCCCGCTCCCGGCCCTGAGCGGCTCGAGCCCCCTCGTCGCCGGCGCGACGCTCGACGGGGAAGGCAACCCGGAACTGGTTCTCGACCCGCCCGCCCTGATTACCGCGGTTCGTTCCGTGACCGGTCCCGCGACCGAACCGGTCGTTGCCCCGCCGGCCAGCGTCCTGGTCGTCGATGACTCGCTCACCAGCCGCATGTTGGAACAAAGTATTCTGGAAACGGCCGGGTACCGAGTCGATCTGGCGGTGTCCGGGGAGGACGCACTGGAGAAAGCGAAGCAGAAACCATACGCGCTCTTCGTCGTGGACGTGGAAATGCCGGGCATGAACGGCTTCGAGTTGCTGGAGCGGTTCCGGGCCGACCCCGTTCTGCAAAAGACCCCGGCGGTCCTGGTCACCTCCCGGGCCTCCGGCGACGACCGGCGCCGGGGGGAACAGGTCGGGGCCCGCGCCCACATTGCCAAAGGGGATTTCGAGGAGGCCCACCTGCTGCGCACGATCCGCCGACTCATCGAGGGGGAATCGACGTGA